The Armatimonadota bacterium genome includes a window with the following:
- the pgk gene encoding phosphoglycerate kinase — protein MNKKTIEDVDVAGKRVLCRVDFNVPLKDGVITDDRRIRAAIPTIQYLVDHGAKVILCSHLGRPKGQVVEELRLNPVAARLADLMGRPVTKVDDCVGEDVKKAVAAMKDGDILLLENLRFHKEEEKNDPDFAAELASLADIYVNDAFGAAHRAHASTEGVTKHLPAVSGYLMKKELDYLSKVISDPERPFVAILGGAKVADKIPVIQNLLSKVDTLIIGGGMAYTFFKAQGLEIGKSLLDEEGLELARKALEDAKGRGVRLLLPTDIVVAAEFNNDSPSRVVPADQIPADMMGLDIGPETRKAFAEEIKSAKTVFWNGPMGVFEMPNFAHGTLAIAEALAASGATTVVGGGDSAAAIEQMGYADKVSHVSTGGGASLEFVEGRELPGVAALLDR, from the coding sequence GGATGTCGCCGGCAAGCGCGTGCTGTGCCGGGTTGACTTCAACGTTCCGCTGAAGGATGGTGTCATCACGGACGACCGGCGCATCCGCGCCGCCATTCCCACCATCCAATATCTGGTGGATCACGGGGCGAAGGTCATCCTGTGCTCCCACCTGGGACGGCCGAAAGGTCAGGTGGTGGAAGAGCTGCGCCTGAACCCGGTGGCGGCCCGACTGGCCGACCTGATGGGACGGCCGGTGACGAAAGTGGATGACTGTGTCGGCGAGGACGTGAAGAAGGCTGTCGCCGCGATGAAGGACGGGGATATCCTGCTCCTGGAGAATCTGCGGTTCCACAAGGAGGAGGAGAAAAACGACCCCGATTTCGCGGCGGAGCTGGCATCTCTTGCTGACATTTACGTCAACGACGCCTTCGGCGCGGCGCACCGGGCGCACGCCTCCACCGAGGGGGTAACGAAGCACCTTCCGGCAGTCTCCGGCTACCTGATGAAGAAGGAGCTGGACTACCTCAGCAAGGTGATCTCGGACCCGGAGCGGCCGTTTGTGGCCATACTGGGCGGCGCCAAGGTGGCGGACAAGATCCCCGTCATCCAGAACCTGCTCTCCAAAGTGGACACGTTGATCATCGGCGGGGGAATGGCCTACACCTTCTTCAAGGCGCAGGGACTGGAGATCGGAAAGTCTCTGCTTGACGAAGAGGGTTTGGAGCTGGCGCGCAAGGCGCTGGAGGATGCGAAGGGGCGCGGCGTGCGGCTGCTTCTGCCGACAGATATCGTCGTGGCGGCGGAGTTCAACAACGACTCGCCGTCCCGCGTTGTGCCGGCGGACCAGATCCCGGCGGATATGATGGGACTGGATATCGGTCCAGAGACCCGAAAGGCGTTCGCCGAGGAGATCAAGTCTGCAAAGACGGTGTTCTGGAACGGTCCGATGGGCGTGTTCGAGATGCCGAACTTCGCGCACGGGACGCTTGCCATCGCGGAAGCCCTGGCGGCAAGCGGCGCGACCACCGTTGTCGGCGGCGGAGACTCCGCCGCAGCCATCGAGCAGATGGGTTATGCGGACAAGGTGTCGCATGTCTCCACGGGCGGAGGCGCAAGCCTGGAGTTCGTGGAAGGCCGGGAGCTGCCGGGTGTGGCCGCTCTGCTGGACAGGTAG
- a CDS encoding alpha-L-fucosidase: protein MADEQTPSRENQDRARRLEWFRKARFGMFIHWGLYSQLGRHEWVMNRERIPLEEYEPLADTWKPRPGCQREWARLAKQAGMRYMVMTTKHHEGFCLFDSKLTDYNAAKRGPGRDLVAEYVEAARAEGLRVGFYYSLMDWHHPDGARCKTDEAARRRFVDYIHGQVRELCTNYGKVDIMWYDVAWPLDVEGWESAKMNAMVRQLQPDIIINNRSLLPEDFGTPEQHIRPEEEGRMWESCMTFNSSWGYAPADTEYKTPKQVVSMLRQVAAGGGNLLLNIGPAPDGSVPQPCIDTLMETGRWLEKYGPAIYDASDRFQQHWMFTGAFTAKGSRLYYHVFHWPGQQLAIGGLRNRVTGVRLMNGWDLGWRQTESRLVIFGLPDTPPDPIATVIEIDVEGTPVQKLGTGCVLLEGDTLIA from the coding sequence ATGGCTGACGAACAGACCCCGAGCCGCGAAAACCAGGATCGCGCGCGCCGGCTGGAGTGGTTCCGCAAGGCACGCTTCGGGATGTTCATCCACTGGGGCCTCTATTCGCAGTTGGGACGCCACGAGTGGGTGATGAACCGGGAGAGGATCCCGCTGGAGGAGTACGAGCCGCTGGCCGACACGTGGAAGCCCCGGCCTGGGTGCCAGCGCGAATGGGCCCGGCTCGCGAAGCAGGCCGGCATGCGCTACATGGTGATGACCACCAAGCACCACGAGGGATTCTGCCTCTTCGACAGCAAGTTGACCGACTACAACGCCGCGAAGCGCGGGCCCGGACGCGATCTGGTGGCCGAGTATGTGGAAGCCGCTCGCGCCGAGGGACTGCGGGTGGGGTTCTACTACTCCCTCATGGACTGGCACCACCCCGACGGAGCCCGTTGCAAGACGGACGAAGCCGCCCGGCGGCGCTTCGTGGATTACATCCACGGGCAGGTCCGGGAACTGTGCACCAACTACGGCAAGGTGGACATTATGTGGTACGACGTCGCATGGCCGCTGGATGTGGAGGGCTGGGAGTCCGCGAAGATGAACGCCATGGTGCGCCAGCTCCAACCGGATATCATCATCAACAACCGCTCGCTGCTTCCCGAGGACTTCGGGACTCCCGAGCAGCACATCCGGCCCGAGGAGGAAGGACGGATGTGGGAGTCTTGCATGACTTTCAACAGCAGCTGGGGCTATGCACCGGCCGACACCGAGTACAAGACTCCAAAGCAGGTGGTTTCCATGCTGCGCCAGGTAGCCGCCGGCGGAGGCAATCTCCTTTTGAACATTGGCCCCGCCCCGGACGGCAGCGTTCCGCAACCCTGCATCGACACACTGATGGAAACCGGACGCTGGCTGGAGAAGTACGGTCCCGCCATCTATGACGCCTCCGACCGATTCCAGCAGCACTGGATGTTCACCGGGGCATTCACGGCCAAAGGAAGCCGCCTCTACTATCACGTGTTCCACTGGCCCGGACAGCAGCTTGCCATCGGAGGTCTGCGAAACCGGGTGACGGGCGTCCGGCTGATGAACGGATGGGATCTGGGTTGGCGTCAGACGGAGAGCCGATTGGTAATCTTCGGTCTGCCGGATACCCCACCAGACCCCATCGCCACGGTCATCGAGATTGACGTTGAAGGCACGCCGGTTCAGAAACTGGGCACCGGATGCGTCCTGCTGGAAGGCGACACCTTAATAGCCTGA
- the tpi gene encoding triosephosphate isomerase has translation MRTPLIAGNWKMNNTRAQARELMAALIPLVKGLQGVEICVCPPFTALDATLQAIGDSGIRLGAQNTFWEEKGAWTSQISPEMLVEAGCTYVIIGHSETRGRFGTVDETLALRLGYFGETDATINAKAKLALAKGLVPIICCGETINERRAGQTDNVVRGQIQACLEGLTPEQIAGLVIAYEPVWAIGTGEVCESGEADRVCGLIRQTVREMAGDSAADSVRVLYGGSVNDKNAAELLAKPEIDGALVGGASLKADSFSVICKAAAQS, from the coding sequence ATGAGAACTCCGCTGATTGCGGGAAACTGGAAAATGAACAACACCCGCGCACAGGCGCGGGAGCTGATGGCTGCGCTCATCCCTCTGGTAAAGGGGCTTCAGGGCGTGGAGATCTGCGTGTGTCCGCCTTTCACGGCGCTGGACGCCACTCTCCAGGCCATCGGCGATTCAGGCATCCGCCTGGGAGCTCAGAACACATTCTGGGAGGAGAAGGGGGCATGGACGTCCCAGATCTCTCCGGAAATGCTGGTCGAGGCCGGCTGCACCTACGTTATCATCGGGCACTCAGAAACGCGGGGGCGCTTCGGGACGGTGGACGAGACGCTGGCCTTGCGGCTGGGCTACTTCGGAGAGACGGACGCCACCATCAACGCCAAGGCCAAGCTGGCCCTGGCAAAAGGGCTTGTACCGATCATCTGCTGCGGAGAGACCATTAACGAGCGCAGGGCCGGGCAGACCGACAACGTGGTCCGCGGACAGATCCAAGCCTGTCTGGAAGGGCTGACGCCGGAGCAGATCGCCGGTCTGGTGATCGCCTATGAGCCCGTGTGGGCCATCGGCACGGGAGAGGTTTGCGAGTCCGGAGAGGCGGACAGGGTCTGTGGGCTGATCCGCCAGACGGTGCGTGAAATGGCCGGCGATTCCGCGGCGGATTCCGTGCGTGTGCTCTACGGAGGCAGCGTCAACGACAAGAACGCCGCCGAACTGCTGGCCAAGCCGGAGATTGACGGAGCGCTGGTGGGCGGAGCCTCGCTGAAGGCCGACTCTTTCAGCGTGATCTGCAAGGCGGCAGCCCAGAGCTGA